CGTCGAGCGCGCGATCGCGTCCGTCCCGCTCGCGCAGATCGTCGTTCCCGACGCGCGTCTCGCCCTCGGCGTTGCCGCGGCCGAGGTCCACGGGCATCCGAGCCGCGCGATCGATCTTCTCGGCGTGACGGGAACGAACGGAAAGACAACCGTCACCTTCCTCGTCCGCTCGATCCTCGATGCGGCGGGGCGCGCGTGCGGGCTCATCGGCACGCTCGGATGCCGCTGGGGAACGCACG
The sequence above is a segment of the Candidatus Eisenbacteria bacterium genome. Coding sequences within it:
- a CDS encoding UDP-N-acetylmuramoyl-L-alanyl-D-glutamate--2,6-diaminopimelate ligase; amino-acid sequence: MMVKDRPGLSLATLLPSLSAREVRGSIDREVRDVAADSREAGPGVLFVALRGFHADGHDFLSDVLQKGSPAAIVERAIASVPLAQIVVPDARLALGVAAAEVHGHPSRAIDLLGVTGTNGKTTVTFLVRSILDAAGRACGLIGTLGCRWGTH